A region of the Enterobacter hormaechei ATCC 49162 genome:
CGTGAAGATGGTCGTTCCGGACTTCGCGCAACTGAAAGACCAGTACGAGTACCTGTGGGATATGCCGGATAACCGCGGCTATCTGACTAAGGTGGCCATTATTCAGAAGTTCTTCGATCAGGCCATCTCTGCGAACACCAACTACGACCCGACTCGCTTCCCTGGCGATAAGGTTCCAATGATGAAGCTGCTGGAAGACCTGCTGTTTGCGTATCAGCAAGGTGTGAAGACGCTTTATTACCACAACACGCGTGATGGCGCTGGTAAGCGTGATGACGACGATCAGGTGTCAGAACCTTCCGCTGCGGAGGTTGTTGAGCCAGAAGATGAGTGCGATGGCGCGTGCAAAATCTGATGAGCGTGGGGAGAAATCCCCACCTTTTCATTGAGTTGAGCACCTTGTTTAAACCAATAAGATAACAATTTGTTTAAAGCCACTCGATAACATTCAGAGGGAAACACATGACTTATTCTACTTTCCGTTTGGGCGCTAACGACGCAACGAAGGAACCTATGTTCCTCGGCCAGTCTGTCAACGTAGCACGCTACGATCAGCAAAAGTACCGTGACTTCGAAAAGCTGATTGAGAAACAACTCTCGTTCTTCTGGCGCCCTGAAGAAGTCGACATTACCACTGACCGCATCGACTTCAATACCAAGCTGCAAGAGCACGAACGCCATATTTTTCTGAGCAACCTGCGTTACCAGACGCTGTTGGATTCCGTTCAGGGTCGCAGTCCAAACGCAACACTGCTGCCGCTGATCTCCATTCCTGAGCTGGAGACATGGGTTGAGACCTGGTCGTTCTCTGAGACGATTCACAGCCGCAGCTATACCCACATTATCCGCGGTATGGTGGATGACCCGAGCATCGTTTTCGACGGCATCGTCACGGACGAAGAGATCATCAGCCGGGCTGTAAGCATCTCAAGCGAATATGACAGGCTGTACGAAATGACCTGCGCTCGCCAGCATCTTGGCGAAGACGAATTTGAACGGCTGTATGTCAGCGAGTTTGATGGCAAGCCCTACCCTCTCCAGCGCCAGCTGTTCCGAACACTGGTGTCGGTGAATGCACTGGAGGCGATTCGCTTCTACGTGAGCTTTGCGTGTACGTTCGCCTTTGGTGAGCGGAAGCTGCTGGAGGGCAACACGAAGATCATGCGCTTTATCGCGCGTGACGAGGCTTTGCATTGCGAAGGTACTGAACGCATGATCCGCTTTATGCGTACCGGTCGTGAAGGTCTGATGTGGAAGATGATTGCCGCAGAAGAAGAGAGCTTCATCTATCAGACCATGATGGACGTGGCCGGGCAGGAAATGCGCTGGGCTGACTATCTGTTTAAAGACGGCTCAATGATTGGCTTGAATGCCGACATCCTCAAAAGCTATGTGAAATACCGCACCAACCTGGCAATGCGTCGTCTTGGGCTGCGACCGCTGTTCCCGGAAATCAAAGACGATCCACTGGTATGGATGAATAAATGGCTGCTGTCAGACACCCTGCAGATCGCTCCGCAGGAAGCTGAACAAAGCAACTACCTCGTTGGCCAGATTGACTCCGCTGTCGATCGCTCCGGCCTGAGCCAGTTCGCAGACCTTTAAGCCGAGTTTAACCACTTTGTGGCCTGGCGCTGCTGGGTCACAATTGACGTATCAAATGAAGTCCAAAGGAAAGAAAGAAGACATGAAATTTACGAAACTGACCGATCATCTGAAACTTGCCGCAGACAAACTCGTGGGATTTAAGCCAGAGCCTTACGAGTTGAATCCCGGTTTTGGCAAGGCAACGGAAAGCATCTACCTGATGGTTGACCAGTTCCACACACTGTTTCAGCACCCACGCCGTGCCATTCCAGATCCTGCACTACTGCGTCTGCGTGCCAAGCTGATCCACGAAGAAGCTGTTACCGAGGGCATCCCGGCAGCTAAAAACGGGGACATGACGGCGCTGCTGGATGCGATGGCTGACTTCCTTTACGTGGGCGTCGGCACAATGGTGGCCATCAAAGGCGGTATCTCTACAGGCATGAGCTACTACACCCAAGAGCAGAGTGTTGATCGCTTCATCCACACCATCATGGTTCCAGGCAACACGGTCTTTGACGACATGGCTATCCCGTTTGAAGAAGCAAAAGAAGCTGCATTAATGCTGAATGCGCTGGCTGACAAACTCGAAGCGAAGCCGATTAGCGATTCCGAATTGGTGCAGGAGCTGCGCCGCGTGATGAATAAAATCTACGTTGCCTGCATGATGACCTACCGCCTGGCTGATTTTCTCGGTATCGATATTGTTGAGCTGGTGGCAGAAATCCATCGTTCCAACATGACCAAGCTGTGGCCGGCTGACGCCGAAGAGCGTCGTGTGGCGGTAGAGAATTGCAAATACGACAAGGGAGATCTGGGCTTCCGCCACGCTGAAGGGACTGACATGATGATTGGCTTCAGAGTTTCTGATGGCAAGATCCTCAAATCCCCAACCTACAGCGATGTGGATCTGACTCGCTTTGTTGAGAAGGCGAAAACCTCATCTCTTTACGAGATGGTAAAAAAATAATTGTAAGTATCTACTTATCATTATATATTGCCTGGGCGTGTTTTATTGTCCAAGTTCTTAATTGCTCATTGCAATGGTGGCCTAAGAGCCACCATTTTTTTTACTCCCCTCCTAGTCTTACACACTTCTGACAGATAAACTTGTATAAAATAATATGTATGTACTTACTTATCTTGTGTGAGGTTGATTTTGTCTATCCTACTGAATCGAGACTTTACGAACGGTCAGTTTGCCAGTGGTTCGTATGCCAAAGTGGTTGAAACGGTGCTCAACACTGGCGTTCACGCGGGTGATCGCACCGGAACCGGCACAAAAAGCGTTTCATATGTCCCTTCCTACTACATGCTAACGGGCGGCTCTGTTCCACTTATCTCCGGAAAAGCCGTCAACCTGAAGCCGTTACTGGTTGAGCTGGAGTGGTATCTCAAAGGAACGGGCAACATCCAGTTCCTGAAAGACAATGGCGTCAAAATCTGGGATGCCTGGGCTGATGAAAATGGCGATTTAGGCCCGGTCTATGGCAAACAATGGCGTCGGTGGGAAGATACCCGCATCGTGAGCCATAGCGAGTATTTGAGCAAAATCGACACGTTCCGTGAGCGCGGGTACAAGGTCGAGGGGTATCTGGGCGTAAGTGAAGATCGCGTTGTGTTGTCCCGTGAAATCGACCAGCTACAGCGTATCGTTCACACGCTTCGCACCAACCCGACAGATCGTCGCATCCTGCTGAATGCCTGGAATGTTGGCGAACTGGAAGACATGAAGTTGCCGCCATGCCATTTCGTGTTTTCACTGTGGAGTCGCGAGCTGGACTTTGAGACCCGACTGACGATGGCCACCGACATTGGCATTCAGCACAACCGCCACGGCCACGAGTCCATTTACACCCAGATGCTGTGTCTTCTGGAAAGAGATGGCGGCATTACTGAGAACATGCTGGACGAGCTGGGCATCCCGAAACGCATTCTGAACTCATGCCTGGTGCAGCGCAGCGTCGATACCTTTGTTGGTATGCCGTTCAACATCGCCGGTTACGGCATTCTCACCCACTTCCTCGCGAAGATCACCGGCCACATGGCTGGCGCATTCGTGCATTTTGGCTTTGACGTTCATCTCTACGACAACCACATGGAAGGCGTTGAGGAGCTGATGAAGCGCGAGCCGCCCAAAGAGTCCGACCCGGTTGTCATTTTTCCGCATGAATGGGCCGAACTGGACGACTTCAAATGGGAAGGTGTGCAGGTGTGCGGCTACAGACCTCTTCCGTGGATCAAGGTTCCAGTGGCGGTGTGATATGGCCAGAGGGATGTATGTGTTGTGTGAAATTGAGGGTGTGCTGGCGAGAGCCAGCCATCGCAAAGCAGTGTCTGATGCGGATGCAGGCGCTCTCATTGCCGGTGATGAACTCATCTTTCCCACCAGCCGCATGTTGCGTGGTTTTGCTCGCTCCGGTGCTGAAGTGGTGCTTATCAGTAGTCGTCCGGAAGCGCTCGAAGGCCCAACCAAACGCTGGCTGAAGGACTTCGGCATTGATTATGACTGGCTCCATCTGGTTCCGCGCGGTGTCAGTTTTGAAACCCATATCAAGCGCACGCTGGCAGAGCACAAAGGCGACTTACTTATCGCCGCACTGGTTCATGATCCGCGTCTGCGTTCTGCGCTGGCAGATTCTCACCAGCGACCAACCATCTATGAGGTAAGCCAATGAAGATGATTGCAGCTGTCGGCCGCAACTATGAAATCGGCATTGGCAACGAACTTCCCTGGCGTTGCCCGACCGATCTGAAACTGTTCAAACAACTCACCAAAAACGCCACTGTCGTGATGGGACGCAAGACGATGGAAAGTCTCAAGCGCCCGCTGCCAGAGCGCCATAACCTCGTTTTGACGCGCTCTCGTGGGTATATCCCCAATGGGTTCTACCCCGCTGGCATCGATGACGTTTTGAGACTGCCAGATCCGGTCTGGGTGATTGGTGGCGGGCAGATTTACTCGCTCTTTATGCCACACGTAGAAGAGATCTGGCTGTCGCATATTGGCGTGGATGTGCCGGGCGCGGATGCGTTCTTCCCGGCGCCAATGATGCGTTCTTTAGGGTTCGTACCAGTCGAAACGGCTTATACCCAACGTGCAAATGAGGATGAGCCTGGCTTTTTGCAGATCGTATACAGAAGGTCGTAATGGATTACCGGATTGGAATCACTGGCGCACAGGGCAGTGGAAAAACAACCCTGGCAAGGTACATCGATGCGCATTATGGCATTCCGTATGTGGATGCCGGCGTTGGCAAGCTGATGAGCAGTCTGGGGGTGAAGGTTGGCGAGCGTTTGCCCCTTTACGAACGTCTTCAGGTTCAGATGGAGATTGCCAGACACATCGAGATGATCACCCGCGGCGTTGAAGGTTTTGTTATCGACCGCACGCCAGCCGATGTCATGGCTTATACGCTTGACCTGGTCGGCCAGACCAACGAAGACCGCTGCATCGAGCTGGCTCTCGACATTGAGCAGTTTTGCCACAAAGCGGCCATTTCCAACTTCAATGCTATCGCGGGTCTTCGCCCGGGCGTTGAGCTTTCCAGCAAAGATCTCGCGCGTCCCCAGCGAGGATCGCTTGACCGTCTCTATGTTGCTCGCATCGATGCACTTATGTGCGGTGAGCTGACGAAAATCAACACGCTTCCCCAAACCGGCGATCTGCAGGTGTTCGTTATTTCTGAAAAGTGCCGCACGGTTGAAGCGCGAGCCAGATCGGTATTGCGAGTGCTGGACAGAGCCGCTGAAAACATCGAGCGCCGTATAACAGGACGAGTGACCTTCCACTGAATGTTGCTCCCCTGTTGGGCAGTGTGACAATAAGACACGCGAAATGAATCGAGGAAAAACAGAATGATAGACGAACTTCCCCTCTCGGATGAATTAGATCGTAAAGCGATTGAAGCACTGATCCGCATTGCTGACGAACAATCCCGCTCTTTGATGAGTGAACGTGAAGCACGTCTGGCTATCCGCGCAGTGTTTGAGTCCGTTCAAGGACTTGTTGGGGAAGAGGTTGGCGAAGCCATCAATGTGGCGATGTCGCAGTTCAATGGCGGCACCAAGCGCCCTCTGTTTCCTATGCACCTCAAACTCTCAGGCGGTACGGTTCTGTACGTGTCCGTTTGCCTGGAGACCAACCAAATCCAGATCCTCAACACATCAACGGGCGAATGGCGCGAGCCGGTC
Encoded here:
- the nrdB gene encoding class Ia ribonucleoside-diphosphate reductase subunit beta encodes the protein MTYSTFRLGANDATKEPMFLGQSVNVARYDQQKYRDFEKLIEKQLSFFWRPEEVDITTDRIDFNTKLQEHERHIFLSNLRYQTLLDSVQGRSPNATLLPLISIPELETWVETWSFSETIHSRSYTHIIRGMVDDPSIVFDGIVTDEEIISRAVSISSEYDRLYEMTCARQHLGEDEFERLYVSEFDGKPYPLQRQLFRTLVSVNALEAIRFYVSFACTFAFGERKLLEGNTKIMRFIARDEALHCEGTERMIRFMRTGREGLMWKMIAAEEESFIYQTMMDVAGQEMRWADYLFKDGSMIGLNADILKSYVKYRTNLAMRRLGLRPLFPEIKDDPLVWMNKWLLSDTLQIAPQEAEQSNYLVGQIDSAVDRSGLSQFADL
- a CDS encoding phosphoribosyl-ATP pyrophosphohydrolase translates to MKFTKLTDHLKLAADKLVGFKPEPYELNPGFGKATESIYLMVDQFHTLFQHPRRAIPDPALLRLRAKLIHEEAVTEGIPAAKNGDMTALLDAMADFLYVGVGTMVAIKGGISTGMSYYTQEQSVDRFIHTIMVPGNTVFDDMAIPFEEAKEAALMLNALADKLEAKPISDSELVQELRRVMNKIYVACMMTYRLADFLGIDIVELVAEIHRSNMTKLWPADAEERRVAVENCKYDKGDLGFRHAEGTDMMIGFRVSDGKILKSPTYSDVDLTRFVEKAKTSSLYEMVKK
- a CDS encoding thymidylate synthase; this encodes MSILLNRDFTNGQFASGSYAKVVETVLNTGVHAGDRTGTGTKSVSYVPSYYMLTGGSVPLISGKAVNLKPLLVELEWYLKGTGNIQFLKDNGVKIWDAWADENGDLGPVYGKQWRRWEDTRIVSHSEYLSKIDTFRERGYKVEGYLGVSEDRVVLSREIDQLQRIVHTLRTNPTDRRILLNAWNVGELEDMKLPPCHFVFSLWSRELDFETRLTMATDIGIQHNRHGHESIYTQMLCLLERDGGITENMLDELGIPKRILNSCLVQRSVDTFVGMPFNIAGYGILTHFLAKITGHMAGAFVHFGFDVHLYDNHMEGVEELMKREPPKESDPVVIFPHEWAELDDFKWEGVQVCGYRPLPWIKVPVAV
- the dfrA51 gene encoding trimethoprim-resistant dihydrofolate reductase DfrA51, whose protein sequence is MKMIAAVGRNYEIGIGNELPWRCPTDLKLFKQLTKNATVVMGRKTMESLKRPLPERHNLVLTRSRGYIPNGFYPAGIDDVLRLPDPVWVIGGGQIYSLFMPHVEEIWLSHIGVDVPGADAFFPAPMMRSLGFVPVETAYTQRANEDEPGFLQIVYRRS
- a CDS encoding AAA family ATPase, with amino-acid sequence MDYRIGITGAQGSGKTTLARYIDAHYGIPYVDAGVGKLMSSLGVKVGERLPLYERLQVQMEIARHIEMITRGVEGFVIDRTPADVMAYTLDLVGQTNEDRCIELALDIEQFCHKAAISNFNAIAGLRPGVELSSKDLARPQRGSLDRLYVARIDALMCGELTKINTLPQTGDLQVFVISEKCRTVEARARSVLRVLDRAAENIERRITGRVTFH